The Loxodonta africana isolate mLoxAfr1 chromosome 23, mLoxAfr1.hap2, whole genome shotgun sequence genome has a segment encoding these proteins:
- the PAQR9 gene encoding membrane progestin receptor epsilon, with product MPRRLQPRGAGTKGAPATAAAASRTTPQPQRAAAEPPASAKPLLRWDEVPDDFVECFILSGYRRLPCTAQECLASVLKPTNETLNFWTHFIPLLLFLSKFCRLFFLSGRDVPFHHPWLLPLWCYASGVLLTFAMSCTAHVFSCLSLRLRAAFFYLDYASISYYGFGSTVAYYYYLLPGLSLLDARVMTPYVQQRLGWHVDCSRLIAAYRALVLPVAFVLAVACTVACCKSRTDWCAYPFALRTFVFVMPLSMACPIMLESWLFDLRGENPTLFVHFYRRYFWLVVAAFFNVSKIPERIQPGLFDIIGHSHQLFHIFTFLSIYDQVYYVEEGLRQFLKAPPAAPTFLGTVGYMLLLVICLGLVIRKFLNVSEFCCRK from the coding sequence ATGCCGCGACGCCTGCAGCCCCGGGGCGCGGGCACAAAGGGCGCGCCCGCCACGGCCGCGGCGGCTTCGCGGACCACCCCCCAGCCCCAGCGCGCCGCCGCCGAGCCGCCAGCGTCGGCCAAGCCGCTGCTGCGCTGGGACGAGGTTCCCGACGACTTCGTGGAGTGCTTCATCCTGTCCGGCTACCGGCGGCTGCCCTGCACGGCGCAGGAGTGCCTGGCCTCGGTGCTGAAGCCGACCAACGAGACGCTCAACTTCTGGACGCACTTCATCCCTCTGCTGCTCTTCCTGAGCAAGTTCTGCCGCCTCTTCTTCCTCAGCGGCCGCGACGTGCCCTTCCATCACCCGTGGCTGCTGCCCCTGTGGTGCTACGCGTCGGGAGTGCTCCTGACCTTCGCCATGAGCTGCACGGCGCACGTGTTCAGCTGCCTGTCGCTGCGCCTGCGCGCCGCCTTCTTCTACCTGGACTACGCGTCCATCAGCTACTACGGCTTCGGCAGCACGGTGGCCTACTACTACTACCTGCTCCCCGGCCTGAGCCTGCTGGACGCCAGGGTCATGACGCCCTACGTGCAGCAGCGCCTGGGCTGGCACGTGGACTGCTCGCGCCTCATCGCCGCCTACCGCGCGCTGGTGCTGCCCGTGGCCTTCGTGCTGGCGGTGGCCTGCACGGTGGCTTGCTGCAAGAGCCGCACCGACTGGTGCGCCTACCCGTTCGCGCTGCGCACCTTTGTCTTCGTCATGCCGCTCAGCATGGCCTGCCCTATCATGCTCGAGAGCTGGCTCTTCGACCTGCGCGGGGAGAACCCCACGCTCTTTGTGCACTTCTACCGTCGCTACTTCTGGCTGGTCGTGGCCGCCTTCTTCAACGTGAGCAAGATACCCGAGCGCATCCAGCCGGGCCTCTTCGACATCATTGGCCACAGCCACCAGCTCTTTCACATCTTtaccttcctcagcatctacgacCAGGTGTATTACGTGGAAGAGGGCCTGCGCCAGTTCCTCAAGGCGCCACCTGCCGCGCCTACCTTCTTGGGCACGGTGGGCTACATGCTGCTGCTGGTGATCTGCCTGGGGCTGGTCATCAGGAAGTTCCTAAACGTCTCCGAATTCTGCTGTAGGAAGTGA